A genomic stretch from Camelus ferus isolate YT-003-E chromosome 29, BCGSAC_Cfer_1.0, whole genome shotgun sequence includes:
- the TMEM68 gene encoding transmembrane protein 68 isoform X1 — protein sequence MIDKNQTCGAGQDSMPYMTCLIHVLEEWFGVEQLEDYVNFANYLLWVFTPLILLILPYFTIFLLYLTIIFLHIYKRKNVLREAYSHNLWDGARKTVATLWDGHAAVWHGYEVHGMEKIPEEGPALIIFYHGAIPIDFYYFMAKIFIHKGRTCRVVADHFVFKIPGFSLLLDVFCALHGPREKCVEILRSGHLLAISPGGVREALISDETYNIVWGNRKGFAQVAIDAKVPIIPMFTQNIREGFRSLGGTRLFRWLYEKFRYPFAPMYGGFPVKLRTYLGDPIPYDPKITAEELAEKTKDAVQALIDKHQRIPGNIMSALLERFHRKRKIS from the exons ATGATAGACAAAAATCAGACCTGTGGTGCAGGACAGGACTCCATGCCCTATATGACCTGTCTGATCCACGTGCTTGAAGAATGGTTTGGTGTGGAGCAGCTGGAGGACTATGTGAACTTTGCCAACTACCTCTTGTGGGTTTTCACACCCCTGATACTTTTAATACTTCCCTACTTTACCATCTTTCTTCTCTACCTTACCATTATTTTCTTACACATTTATAAGAGGAAGAATGTGTTAAGAGAAGCTTATTCCCACAATCTGTGGGATGGTGCGAGGAAGACGGTGGCGACCCTGTGGGACGGACACGCGGCAGTGTGGCACG GTTATGAAGTTCATGGGATGGAAAAAATACCAGAAGAAGGACCAGCACTGATAATTTTTTATCATGGAGCTATTCCCATAGATTTTTACTATttcatggctaaaatttttatCCATAAAGGCAGAACCTGCCGAGTAGTAGCCGAtcactttgtctttaaaattccAG GGTTTAGTTTATTACTTGATGTATTTTGTGCTCTCCATGGaccaagagaaaaatgtgttGAAATCCTGAGGAGTGGTCACTTGTTAGCTATCTCACCAGGCGGAGTTCGAGAAGCCCTAATCAGCGATGAAACCTATAACATTGTTTGGGGCAATCGGAAAGGCTTCGCTCAGGTTGCAATCGATGCAAAAGTG CCCATTATTCCCATGTTTACACAAAATATTCGAGAAGGATTTAGATCACTTGGAGGAACAA GGTTATTTCGGTGGCTTTATGAAAAGTTCCGCTATCCATTTGCTCCAATGTATGGAGGTTTTCCCGTGAAGTTACGCACCTATTTAGGTGACCCCATTCCATATGATCCAAAGATAACAGCAGAAGAATTAGCTGAAAAG aCGAAGGATGCTGTTCAAGCTTTGATCGATAAGCACCAAAGAATACCAGGAAACATCATGAGTGCTCTGCTGGAGCGTTTTCATCGGAAACGAAAGATCAGCTAG
- the TMEM68 gene encoding transmembrane protein 68 isoform X4 codes for MIDKNQTCGAGQDSMPYMTCLIHVLEEWFGVEQLEDYVNFANYLLWVFTPLILLILPYFTIFLLYLTIIFLHIYKRKNVLREAYSHNLWDGARKTVATLWDGHAAVWHGYEVHGMEKIPEEGPALIIFYHGAIPIDFYYFMAKIFIHKGRTCRVVADHFVFKIPGFSLLLDVFCALHGPREKCVEILRSGHLLAISPGGVREALISDETYNIVWGNRKGFAQVAIDAKVTKDAVQALIDKHQRIPGNIMSALLERFHRKRKIS; via the exons ATGATAGACAAAAATCAGACCTGTGGTGCAGGACAGGACTCCATGCCCTATATGACCTGTCTGATCCACGTGCTTGAAGAATGGTTTGGTGTGGAGCAGCTGGAGGACTATGTGAACTTTGCCAACTACCTCTTGTGGGTTTTCACACCCCTGATACTTTTAATACTTCCCTACTTTACCATCTTTCTTCTCTACCTTACCATTATTTTCTTACACATTTATAAGAGGAAGAATGTGTTAAGAGAAGCTTATTCCCACAATCTGTGGGATGGTGCGAGGAAGACGGTGGCGACCCTGTGGGACGGACACGCGGCAGTGTGGCACG GTTATGAAGTTCATGGGATGGAAAAAATACCAGAAGAAGGACCAGCACTGATAATTTTTTATCATGGAGCTATTCCCATAGATTTTTACTATttcatggctaaaatttttatCCATAAAGGCAGAACCTGCCGAGTAGTAGCCGAtcactttgtctttaaaattccAG GGTTTAGTTTATTACTTGATGTATTTTGTGCTCTCCATGGaccaagagaaaaatgtgttGAAATCCTGAGGAGTGGTCACTTGTTAGCTATCTCACCAGGCGGAGTTCGAGAAGCCCTAATCAGCGATGAAACCTATAACATTGTTTGGGGCAATCGGAAAGGCTTCGCTCAGGTTGCAATCGATGCAAAAGTG aCGAAGGATGCTGTTCAAGCTTTGATCGATAAGCACCAAAGAATACCAGGAAACATCATGAGTGCTCTGCTGGAGCGTTTTCATCGGAAACGAAAGATCAGCTAG
- the TMEM68 gene encoding transmembrane protein 68 isoform X3, giving the protein MIDKNQTCGAGQDSMPYMTCLIHVLEEWFGVEQLEDYVNFANYLLWVFTPLILLILPYFTIFLLYLTIIFLHIYKRKNVLREAYSHNLWDGARKTVATLWDGHAAVWHGYEVHGMEKIPEEGPALIIFYHGAIPIDFYYFMAKIFIHKGRTCRVVADHFVFKIPGFSLLLDVFCALHGPREKCVEILRSGHLLAISPGGVREALISDETYNIVWGNRKGFAQVAIDAKVNSVHGSCRFISKCDLLSNRMNKAHYSHVYTKYSRRI; this is encoded by the exons ATGATAGACAAAAATCAGACCTGTGGTGCAGGACAGGACTCCATGCCCTATATGACCTGTCTGATCCACGTGCTTGAAGAATGGTTTGGTGTGGAGCAGCTGGAGGACTATGTGAACTTTGCCAACTACCTCTTGTGGGTTTTCACACCCCTGATACTTTTAATACTTCCCTACTTTACCATCTTTCTTCTCTACCTTACCATTATTTTCTTACACATTTATAAGAGGAAGAATGTGTTAAGAGAAGCTTATTCCCACAATCTGTGGGATGGTGCGAGGAAGACGGTGGCGACCCTGTGGGACGGACACGCGGCAGTGTGGCACG GTTATGAAGTTCATGGGATGGAAAAAATACCAGAAGAAGGACCAGCACTGATAATTTTTTATCATGGAGCTATTCCCATAGATTTTTACTATttcatggctaaaatttttatCCATAAAGGCAGAACCTGCCGAGTAGTAGCCGAtcactttgtctttaaaattccAG GGTTTAGTTTATTACTTGATGTATTTTGTGCTCTCCATGGaccaagagaaaaatgtgttGAAATCCTGAGGAGTGGTCACTTGTTAGCTATCTCACCAGGCGGAGTTCGAGAAGCCCTAATCAGCGATGAAACCTATAACATTGTTTGGGGCAATCGGAAAGGCTTCGCTCAGGTTGCAATCGATGCAAAAGTG AACTCAGTGCATGGCTCGTGTCGTTTCATCAGCAAATGTGATCTGCTGTCTAATAGGATGAATAAAG CCCATTATTCCCATGTTTACACAAAATATTCGAGAAGGATTTAG
- the TMEM68 gene encoding transmembrane protein 68 isoform X2: MVWCGAAGGLCELCQLPLRKNVLREAYSHNLWDGARKTVATLWDGHAAVWHGYEVHGMEKIPEEGPALIIFYHGAIPIDFYYFMAKIFIHKGRTCRVVADHFVFKIPGFSLLLDVFCALHGPREKCVEILRSGHLLAISPGGVREALISDETYNIVWGNRKGFAQVAIDAKVPIIPMFTQNIREGFRSLGGTRLFRWLYEKFRYPFAPMYGGFPVKLRTYLGDPIPYDPKITAEELAEKTKDAVQALIDKHQRIPGNIMSALLERFHRKRKIS, encoded by the exons ATGGTTTGGTGTGGAGCAGCTGGAGGACTATGTGAACTTTGCCAACTACCTCTT AGGAAGAATGTGTTAAGAGAAGCTTATTCCCACAATCTGTGGGATGGTGCGAGGAAGACGGTGGCGACCCTGTGGGACGGACACGCGGCAGTGTGGCACG GTTATGAAGTTCATGGGATGGAAAAAATACCAGAAGAAGGACCAGCACTGATAATTTTTTATCATGGAGCTATTCCCATAGATTTTTACTATttcatggctaaaatttttatCCATAAAGGCAGAACCTGCCGAGTAGTAGCCGAtcactttgtctttaaaattccAG GGTTTAGTTTATTACTTGATGTATTTTGTGCTCTCCATGGaccaagagaaaaatgtgttGAAATCCTGAGGAGTGGTCACTTGTTAGCTATCTCACCAGGCGGAGTTCGAGAAGCCCTAATCAGCGATGAAACCTATAACATTGTTTGGGGCAATCGGAAAGGCTTCGCTCAGGTTGCAATCGATGCAAAAGTG CCCATTATTCCCATGTTTACACAAAATATTCGAGAAGGATTTAGATCACTTGGAGGAACAA GGTTATTTCGGTGGCTTTATGAAAAGTTCCGCTATCCATTTGCTCCAATGTATGGAGGTTTTCCCGTGAAGTTACGCACCTATTTAGGTGACCCCATTCCATATGATCCAAAGATAACAGCAGAAGAATTAGCTGAAAAG aCGAAGGATGCTGTTCAAGCTTTGATCGATAAGCACCAAAGAATACCAGGAAACATCATGAGTGCTCTGCTGGAGCGTTTTCATCGGAAACGAAAGATCAGCTAG
- the TMEM68 gene encoding transmembrane protein 68 isoform X5, with the protein MEKIPEEGPALIIFYHGAIPIDFYYFMAKIFIHKGRTCRVVADHFVFKIPGFSLLLDVFCALHGPREKCVEILRSGHLLAISPGGVREALISDETYNIVWGNRKGFAQVAIDAKVPIIPMFTQNIREGFRSLGGTRLFRWLYEKFRYPFAPMYGGFPVKLRTYLGDPIPYDPKITAEELAEKTKDAVQALIDKHQRIPGNIMSALLERFHRKRKIS; encoded by the exons ATGGAAAAAATACCAGAAGAAGGACCAGCACTGATAATTTTTTATCATGGAGCTATTCCCATAGATTTTTACTATttcatggctaaaatttttatCCATAAAGGCAGAACCTGCCGAGTAGTAGCCGAtcactttgtctttaaaattccAG GGTTTAGTTTATTACTTGATGTATTTTGTGCTCTCCATGGaccaagagaaaaatgtgttGAAATCCTGAGGAGTGGTCACTTGTTAGCTATCTCACCAGGCGGAGTTCGAGAAGCCCTAATCAGCGATGAAACCTATAACATTGTTTGGGGCAATCGGAAAGGCTTCGCTCAGGTTGCAATCGATGCAAAAGTG CCCATTATTCCCATGTTTACACAAAATATTCGAGAAGGATTTAGATCACTTGGAGGAACAA GGTTATTTCGGTGGCTTTATGAAAAGTTCCGCTATCCATTTGCTCCAATGTATGGAGGTTTTCCCGTGAAGTTACGCACCTATTTAGGTGACCCCATTCCATATGATCCAAAGATAACAGCAGAAGAATTAGCTGAAAAG aCGAAGGATGCTGTTCAAGCTTTGATCGATAAGCACCAAAGAATACCAGGAAACATCATGAGTGCTCTGCTGGAGCGTTTTCATCGGAAACGAAAGATCAGCTAG